The Bacteroidota bacterium genome has a segment encoding these proteins:
- a CDS encoding endo-1,4-beta-xylanase, with amino-acid sequence MLRSSFVGCFAFILLACSCQIVRAQDAYHTALLDELQNAYGISGGTWVFSDTEAATLNSVYDSGNVIRQDITVEGQPFTRAMQLTTPARGNNPWDYFIAFPTTAALSEGDRALMVVWVRGLDAERGSGLVNANFERNSAPWTSSLFQGLIPSAEWQQWIIPFEASITHGVNQAQAIFHLGIMSQMVEFGGLAVINYGKKYTLDELPSTQQALDYTGRDLGASWRAAAAARIDAHRKRDLVVKVVDNRGNIVEGATVAVDMQQHHFGFGTAVAVWMMLQQDADGNMYRSKLENLNGNGQRYSTSVLENGLKWGFWENPGWPGNQVQTVGVIEELKGLGMTVRGHNLVWPSWEFLPDAVAQVQSDPAALRQLIQSRIADVAGHPGIKGELVDWDVLNEPAHLTDLADAFAGDGGFVTGEEVYVEWFKQAAEVDPAANLFINDYGLLTNSGFDLSLQERYLDIINFIEANGARIDGIGLQGHFSLPLTPPEVVYEVLDQYAATGKALSITEYDLQGVPEDLAAEYMRDLLTIAFSHPAMQSFLMWGFWDGAHWKDDAPLFRQDWSLKPSGQAFFDLVFDAWWTKASQVSDAEGVAGIRAFHGQHNVMVEFEGTVVNSTVTLEPGEGPLEVTIALPRQVSIGEFPAGEETFQLLPHYPEPASGRATLQYRLPVASDVRMEIYDVMGRRTDIVVNTTQPAGVHKMVVPTHTLANGVYLYRLKAGDWEGRRSLIVNN; translated from the coding sequence ATGTTGCGTTCTTCTTTCGTTGGATGTTTTGCCTTTATTCTGCTGGCTTGCTCCTGCCAGATTGTACGAGCACAAGATGCTTACCACACTGCTCTGCTGGATGAATTACAAAATGCATACGGCATTTCCGGGGGGACTTGGGTTTTTTCTGATACCGAGGCAGCAACGCTAAATAGCGTGTACGATTCAGGAAACGTGATCCGACAGGATATCACGGTTGAAGGGCAGCCTTTTACGCGTGCAATGCAACTCACTACGCCGGCGCGCGGCAACAATCCGTGGGATTACTTCATCGCATTCCCTACAACCGCTGCGCTAAGCGAGGGTGATCGTGCGCTGATGGTGGTATGGGTGCGGGGGCTTGATGCTGAACGAGGCAGTGGATTGGTAAACGCTAATTTTGAGCGCAACAGCGCACCGTGGACCAGTTCGCTTTTTCAGGGGCTCATCCCCTCCGCAGAATGGCAGCAATGGATTATACCATTTGAAGCTTCTATCACGCACGGTGTCAACCAGGCCCAGGCCATTTTTCATTTGGGTATTATGTCGCAGATGGTCGAATTTGGTGGACTGGCAGTAATCAATTACGGCAAAAAATATACACTGGATGAGTTGCCCAGTACACAACAAGCGCTTGATTATACCGGCCGAGATCTTGGTGCGTCGTGGCGTGCAGCTGCAGCTGCACGCATCGATGCACACAGAAAACGCGACCTCGTGGTAAAAGTCGTTGACAACCGCGGCAATATTGTTGAAGGTGCCACAGTAGCTGTTGATATGCAGCAGCATCACTTTGGCTTTGGTACAGCTGTCGCTGTTTGGATGATGCTGCAACAAGACGCTGACGGTAATATGTATCGCAGCAAACTCGAAAATTTAAATGGCAACGGGCAGCGTTATAGTACATCTGTACTGGAAAATGGGCTCAAATGGGGATTTTGGGAAAACCCTGGTTGGCCGGGCAATCAGGTGCAAACCGTGGGTGTTATTGAAGAACTCAAAGGGCTAGGCATGACTGTGCGCGGGCACAACCTGGTCTGGCCATCGTGGGAGTTTTTGCCTGATGCTGTAGCCCAGGTACAGTCTGACCCTGCAGCACTGCGGCAATTGATTCAAAGCCGTATTGCTGATGTTGCTGGCCACCCCGGCATCAAAGGAGAGCTTGTCGACTGGGATGTGCTTAACGAGCCGGCGCACCTTACAGATCTTGCAGATGCTTTTGCCGGCGATGGCGGGTTTGTCACTGGAGAAGAAGTGTACGTTGAGTGGTTCAAACAAGCAGCAGAGGTAGATCCGGCCGCTAACTTGTTTATCAATGACTACGGTTTGCTTACCAACAGCGGGTTCGACTTGTCTTTGCAGGAGCGATACCTCGATATAATTAATTTTATCGAGGCAAACGGAGCACGTATCGATGGCATCGGACTGCAGGGCCATTTTAGCCTGCCGCTGACGCCTCCCGAAGTTGTGTACGAAGTACTCGATCAGTATGCGGCTACGGGTAAAGCATTGAGCATCACGGAATATGACCTGCAAGGTGTACCAGAGGACCTCGCGGCTGAGTACATGCGCGATTTGCTAACGATTGCATTCAGCCATCCTGCAATGCAGTCTTTTTTGATGTGGGGATTTTGGGACGGGGCACATTGGAAAGATGATGCCCCCCTTTTCAGACAAGACTGGTCGCTTAAACCATCTGGTCAGGCCTTTTTTGATCTGGTGTTTGATGCCTGGTGGACGAAGGCATCTCAGGTTTCGGATGCGGAAGGCGTTGCTGGCATCCGTGCATTTCATGGGCAGCACAACGTTATGGTAGAATTTGAAGGTACGGTTGTTAACTCGACTGTAACGCTGGAGCCTGGTGAAGGGCCACTGGAGGTCACCATTGCATTGCCTCGCCAGGTATCGATCGGGGAGTTTCCCGCGGGCGAAGAGACATTTCAGCTTTTGCCGCATTACCCTGAGCCGGCTTCTGGCAGGGCTACATTGCAATACAGGCTGCCTGTGGCATCCGATGTCCGTATGGAAATTTACGACGTGATGGGGAGGAGAACCGATATCGTAGTAAATACCACGCAGCCGGCAGGTGTTCATAAAATGGTTGTGCCGACGCATACACTGGCAAATGGCGTCTACCTGTATCGCCTTAAAGCAGGTGACTGGGAAGGCCGGCGCAGTTTGATCGTCAATAACTAA
- a CDS encoding T9SS type A sorting domain-containing protein, with protein sequence MSTTTRRKNTLFAFFLVVLLPLAATPTLGQSAFNAGNNSNLSVQRSCDIYEASGGMVVIETESDDPADSWTLQNGLSGATGSGYYEWKHGNNSMGIDGAGQGVLSYPIEFPEAGTYRFLFRTAAPDKTEHNDAWIRFPDNNAEGRKSNGGSVTNLGQNTWFKVYQNKGSDIWNFVAHTVDNNAHQVFALIDTPGVYRLEMSGRSTLFKVDRFVLFNDTVSESTATDLANAESGCSSLPVELTSFSGLADGTSVSLGWETASELNNAGFDVEFGLAADGAFSKVGFVAGAGTADEAQRYSYSHNPEAFAGQTVYYRLKQLDFDGAFEYSDVIAVALPATAGIMLHPAYPNPFNPEATISFTLATEKEVALSVYDTSGRLVEELINGVREAGFHSEKFQPASDMASGMYLYRLVTPSQTLSGTVMLLK encoded by the coding sequence ATGTCTACAACTACAAGACGCAAAAATACGCTATTTGCCTTTTTTCTTGTTGTTTTGTTACCCTTGGCAGCAACCCCAACATTGGGGCAATCTGCTTTTAACGCAGGTAACAATTCGAACCTCTCCGTGCAGCGGAGTTGTGATATTTACGAAGCTTCCGGCGGCATGGTTGTCATTGAAACCGAGTCTGATGATCCGGCTGACAGCTGGACTCTCCAAAATGGGCTTTCAGGAGCTACCGGGTCCGGGTACTATGAGTGGAAACACGGAAACAACTCCATGGGCATCGATGGCGCCGGGCAGGGCGTACTGAGCTATCCCATTGAATTTCCTGAGGCCGGCACCTACCGCTTTCTCTTCCGTACCGCAGCACCCGATAAAACCGAGCACAACGACGCATGGATTCGTTTTCCTGATAACAATGCTGAAGGCCGTAAATCCAATGGCGGGAGCGTGACCAATCTCGGGCAGAATACCTGGTTCAAAGTTTACCAGAATAAAGGTAGCGACATCTGGAATTTTGTTGCCCATACGGTAGACAACAATGCACACCAGGTTTTTGCTTTGATCGACACACCTGGTGTATACCGGCTCGAAATGTCTGGTCGCTCTACGCTGTTCAAAGTTGACCGGTTTGTACTTTTTAATGATACCGTGAGCGAAAGTACAGCTACCGATCTTGCTAACGCAGAGTCTGGCTGTTCATCGCTGCCTGTAGAACTGACTTCGTTCAGTGGCCTCGCTGATGGTACCTCTGTATCGCTTGGCTGGGAAACGGCAAGTGAATTGAACAATGCCGGTTTCGACGTAGAATTTGGGTTGGCTGCTGATGGAGCATTTAGCAAAGTTGGTTTTGTAGCCGGCGCCGGTACTGCTGACGAAGCCCAGCGCTACAGCTACAGCCACAATCCGGAGGCATTTGCAGGCCAGACGGTCTATTACCGCCTCAAGCAACTCGATTTTGACGGTGCGTTTGAATACTCTGATGTTATAGCGGTGGCTTTGCCTGCAACGGCTGGCATTATGCTGCATCCCGCCTATCCGAATCCGTTTAATCCTGAGGCAACAATTTCATTTACGCTGGCAACAGAAAAGGAAGTGGCCCTTTCAGTTTACGATACCTCGGGCCGGCTTGTTGAAGAGCTGATCAATGGCGTGCGCGAAGCCGGATTCCACAGCGAGAAATTCCAGCCTGCCAGTGATATGGCAAGCGGCATGTATCTGTACCGGCTTGTTACGCCTTCACAGACGCTTAGTGGAACGGTGATGCTGCTCAAGTAG